Genomic segment of Gemmatimonadota bacterium:
TGCTTGGGATCGGGGCGATCATCGGCGCCGGCATCTTCGTGCTCACGGGGACGGCGGCCGCGCAATATGCCGGACCCGCGATCGTGTTGTCCTTCGTGCTCGCCGGGTTCGGGTGTCTCTTCGCCGGGCTCTGCTACGCCGAGTTTGCCTCGATGATCCCGATCGCCGGGAGCGCGTATACGTATGGCTACGCCACGCTCGGGGAACTCGTCGCCTGGATCATCGGGTGGGACCTGATCCTCGAGTACCTGTTCGCCGCGTCCACGGTGGCGGTCGGCTGGTCGGCGAACGTGGTGGCGTTCCTCAAGGACTTCGCGGGGATCGAGCTGCCGGCCGCGCTTACCTCCGCACCCCTCGTGGCGGACAAGGCCACCGGGGCCATCACCGCCACGGGTGCCATCATCAACCTGCCGGCTGTCCTGCTGATCGGGGTGTTGACGACGATGTTGGTCATCGGGATTCAGGAGTCCGCCCGTCTCAACAACCTGATCGTCTTCATCAAGGTCGCCATCGTCTTTCTGGTGATCGGGTTCGGCTTCATGTACGTGACCCCCTCGAACTGGGTCCCCTTCATCCCGGAAAACACCGGGACGTTCGGCGAGTACGGGTGGTCGGGGATCGTCCGGGCCTCCGGGGTGATCTTCTTTGCCTACATCGGCTTTGACGCCGTCTCAACCGCGGCGCAGGAGGCCAAGAACCCCCAGCGCGACCTGCCCATCGGCATCCTGGCTTCGCTCGCGGTCTGCACGGTGCTCTACATCTTGATGGCGCTCGTGATGACGGGTGTGGCGCATTACTCCGAACTCAACGTGGCCAATCCGGTCTACGTCGCCATCGCGAAGGCTGGACCGGCACTCGCCTGGCTCAAGGCGCTGGTGGGCATCGGAACCATCGCCGGACTTGCGTCGGTGGTCCTGGTCATGTTGCTCGGGCAGCCGCGGATCTTCCTCGCGATGTCCAGGGACGGGCTCTTGCCCCCCATCTTCGGGCGCGTCCACCCGAAATTCCAGACCCCGTATCTCGCCACCATCATCACGGGGGTGATCGCCGGGCTTATTGCCGGGGCCTTCCCCATCGACATCCTTGGCGAATTGGTCTCCATCGGCACCCTGCTCGCGTTCGTCATCGTGAGCGCCGGGGTCCTCGTCCTTCGATATCGCTCACCCAACCTGCACCGGCCGTTCCGCACCCCCTTTGTCCCGGTGGTCCCGGTCCTGGCCATCCTCATCTGCGGGTACATGATGTCAGGGCTTCCGGGCGACACCTGGCTCCGGTTGCTCATCTGGCTGATCCTCGGCCTGGGAATCTACTTCTTCTATGGTCGCCATCACTCCAAGGTGGCCCGCGAGGAGCGAGAGGCCCGATAGCCCTCCCGTAGCGGTTATCTTCCGAGCGGCGTCCTGTCCGGGGCGCCGCTTCGCTTTTCCATCCCCCGTGCCCGTCCAGAACCTCCTTAGCGTACCCACGGACCGCGCCACCGCCGCCACACGCGTCCTGGGCGCGCTTGCCGGTGCACGCCGTGTCGGGGTCACCACGCACATCAACGCCGATGGCGATGCCTGCGGCTCGGTCGCGGCCCTCTGTCGCCTGCTCCGGCAGCAGGGCTTCCTCCCGAGGGTGATCAACCCCACGCCGTGGCCAGGCATCTTCGAGTACCTCCTCGACGCCGAGATCGACGATGCATCCCGCCTGGGCCCCCGCGGATTGCGCGACCTCGATGCCCTCGTCGTCCTCGATGTCTCCGACATGTCGCGCCTCGGGCAGCTTGCCGACACGGCGCGCAAGATGACCATCCCTCGGATCGTCATTGATCATCACGTGCCGACGGACGAGCCGGCCGGGGAGCTGCTCATGGACGACCCGAAGGCCTGCGCGACGGGAGAGCTCATCTACGATTACGCCACCACGCACGGCCTCGAGGTCACGCCGCAGATCGCCGAGGCGCTCTACACGGCCATTCTCACCGATACTGGGGGCTTCCGGTACGCCAACACGTCGCCGCGCTGTCATGCCATCGCTGCTGCGCTGCTGAGCAATGGTGTGGATCCGGAGACGATGTACCGGCGCATCTACGGGTCGGTGTCGCCGGGGCGCATCTTCCTCCTGCGTGATGCCCTGCATTCCATTGGACATGACGCGGAGCACGGCATTTCGTGGATCTCCGTGACCGCGGACGCGCTCGAGCGCTACGACGTCAGCCCGGAGGACCTCGATGGGATCGTGGAGCACCCCCGGTCCATCGTCGGCACCAGGCTCGCGCTGTTTTTCCGCGACCTCGGTTACGGCAAGGTCAAGGTGTCCTTTCGCAGTACGGGTGACGTGGATGTGAACCGCTTCGCCCGCGACTTCGGTGGTGGCGGGCACGCCAAGGCGTCGGGTGCCCTCATCCCGGGATCGTTGGACCAGGTGCGCGACCGCGTCGTCGGCGCGGCCCGCGAGTACATCGGCGCTGTCGCGTCGTCCTGACCCTGCTTGCCGGCCGACCGGCACCCCTGCTTCCTCCAACGGCTGTTCCGTGTCCACACTCCAACAACGCATTGCAACTGCCCTCGCGTCGGTCTCCCACCCGCGGGCCCCGACCTCCCTGCTCGAGGACCAGGTCGTGCGCGACGTGGGCGTGACCCTCGATGGCAAGGTGCGGCTCACCGTCGTGATTGGCGCCAGCGACGATCCCACCCTGGTGCGGGACGTGCGCCGCGCCGTCGAGGCCGTGGAGGGGGTGACGGACGTGCGCATCGACGTGCGGGATCCGGCCGAGTTCCAGCGAGCAGCGCCGCCGCCGGCGCCCGCTGCGCGGCCGGCCGCGAGGGCCCTCCCCGTCATGGATGACCGCCCGGCCGCCACGCCGCGCGGGAGTGTCCCGCCGCCGGTGGCCTACCCCCACCTGGGCCACGTGATTGCCGTGTCATCCGGCAAGGGCGGTGTAGGCAAGTCGACCCTCTCGGTCAACCTCGCCGTCGCGCTCGCCCAGCGGGGGTGGCGCGTGGGGATCATGGACGCCGACGTCTACGGCCCCAACCTCCCCCTGATGCTCGGCGTCAACGCCGCGCCCCCGGTGGTCAACGAGAAGATCCAGCCCCTTGAGGCCCATGGGGTGAAGGTCATGTCCCTGGGGTTCCTCATCGAGCGGGAGCAACCGGCGATCTGGCGCGGGCCCATCGTGATGAAGATCGTCACGCAGTTCCTGCGCGACGTCAATTGGGGCGAACTCGATGCCTTTCTGGTCGACATGCCCCCCGGGACCGGGGACGCGCAGCTCTCGCTCGTCCAGGCCACCAACGTCCGCGGCGCCCTGATTGTCACCACCCCGCAGCAGGTGGCGACCGGTGATGCGTTGCGCGGCGCGATGATGTTCAATCGCGTGAACGTCCCCGTGCTTGGCATCATCGAGAACATGAGCTGGTTCGAGTGCCCGCACTGCGGAAAGCCCACGGCCCTCTTCGGGAGCGGGGGCGGGAAGGCCCTCGCCGAGGAGTTGCAGCTCGACCTGCTGGGCCAGGTGCCGCTGTACCCGCGGATCGTCGAGGGCGGCGACACGGGTCGACCCATCGTGGTGGCGGATCCCGAGTCGCCGGCCGCGCGGGCCATTGCCGACATCGCTGCGCGCGTGCAGGATCTCCTCGGTCCCGCCCGATCCCGCTGACGCATGGCCCCCCTGATCACCCTCCTCACCGACTTCGGCACCGCCGATGGCTATGTGGCGGAGATCAAGGGGGTGTTGTACTCGCTGGCGCCCGGGGCGACCATCGTGGACTTGTCGCATGAAATCCCGGCGCATGACACGGAGCTCGCGCGGCTCACGGTCGCGCGGTACTGGCGCCGTTTTCCTGCACGCACGGTCCACCTGATCATCGTGGACCCCGGGGTGGGCACGAGCCGGGCGGCGCTCGCGGTGCAGAGCGACGGGCGCTTCCTCGTCGGGCCGGACAACGGCGTGTTATCCCCGGCCTTGCTCCTCGGGGACGCGGCGGTGGTGACCCTGCCGATCAGTCCCTCGGCGTCGCGGACCTTCCAGGGGCGCGATGTGTTCGCCCCGGCGGCGGCGGCCCTCGCGAACGGGGCGACCCTGGCGTCGTTAGGCGAGCCGCACGATGCGCCCGTCGTCCGCCGGACCCGCGAGGCGATCAAGCGGGACGACGGCGCCATCCTCGGGGAAGTCATCGCCATCGACCGCTTCGGCAACGCCATCACTAACCTGATCGGGGTGCGGAGTGGCGTGGTGGCCGCGGCGGGCCGCCCGGTGCCGGTGCGGGCGACTTATGCGGACGTGGCGTCCGGCAGTCCGGTCGCCCTCGTCGGGTCCAGCGGGCTGCTGGAGGTGGCGGTGCGCGACGGCAGTGCCGCGGGAGCGCTGGGGCTGCAACGCGGCGCTGTCGTCGTCTGGTATCGCGGCTAGTGCGCGGCTGTTGAGCTGGCGGCCGGGCGTCGCCGCGCCGCGGCCACGCCGGACACGGGAGTCGGGGTTTGCCAGCCGACTTCTTCGGCGGCCGGGAGCTGGGTCGCCACTGCGGCGTCCCTCCGCGTGCCCCCGCGCGAAAGGATCGCGGCGCCAAAGCCCGCCGTCGCCGCCACAAAGGTGGCCAGCAGCGCGAGGACCCTGAGCACCACACCGACCACGGCCACCGATCCCGTGGCGGCGGCGAGGACCCAGAGGCCCATGTAGAGCGCCGTTCCGATGATCACCCCGCGCAGCGCGCCACCCTTGTCGCTGAGCCGGCGTCCCCCACGGTGCCCGATCCCCTCGCCCGTCACGCGAGCCGCGGCAACAAACCCGAGGGCCAGCAGCCCCGCCACGACGAGTACCAGGGCGACGACAGCAAAGGGGATCAACAGGATCCCGATGACTGTCACCGCGAGCCCAACCACCACGAGCAGGATCGCCGGCAAGACCCCGAGGTGCCCGATCAGCCCGGTCAGGAAGGAACGCCAGAACGACTGCGCGAGCACGTCCGCGACGCCATCGAGGTAGGGACTGGCGAACACGAGCACGCCAAGCCCGATGAGCATCATCACCGTGAACCACCCGAGCGCGAGCTCGAGGGGCGTACGCTTGGCCGCGGGGGGCGAGTCCGGGGTGGAGAACAGTGCCCTGAGGGAGGCGCCGAAAGTCCCGGTGAGCGCCCGGGACTGCCCACCGACGGCGCCCTCATTCCGGACCTCTCCAAAAGCGGCGATCGCGTCCCCCGTGACCTCCCCTCCCGGGAGTACGATCACGTCGCCAGCGATCGCGATCGCGGATCCATCGACCTGACCGGCGACGGTGAGGTCACCGCCGGCCACCACGATCGGACCACGCTCGGTTGTGCCAGCGGGCACCGTGCGGCCACCGATCACGATCGAGTCGCGCTGCGTGGCGCTGCCCTGCGCGGCGCTGATGGCAAACGGGCAGAGTGCGGCCACGAGGGTGGCCGTCATCCAGAGGGAGCGACGCACGGTCAGTCCCTCCGCCGATTCGCCGTCGCGATTCCCTTGACTGCGGCAGCCACCCCGAAGACGCCCAGGACTGCGGCCCCGGCGGCAGCCGCCAGGACGACGGGCCCCCCACGTTGCAGGCTGTCGCCCACCCCTGCGCCCAGCAGGGAGGTTGTGGCCTCGATGACCGACGCCGCGAGGCCCGTCCGCGCGCGCTGCAGGCTGTAGCTCCCAACGAAAAGGACCGCGTCGGCGCGCTGGCCAACCCACACCAGCCCGGCCGTCACTCCTGCCGCGGCCGTCGCACCCAGCCCGCCCATGACCACGCGGCCAGCCGAACTCTCAGGGATCAAGCGACCCAGGAAGTCCCGGGCGGCCACATGCCATGGCTGGTAGACCTCGACCCGCGCCATCAGGCGATCCGCGAAGAGCGGGGCCGGCCGGAAGTGCGGCAATGCCTCCAGCTTGGCGACGACCCGGGACAACCCGTCCAGGGCGTCCCGGCACTCGGCGCAGGCCTCGAGGTGCAGCCGAAGGGGCGCCATGCCAAACCCCTCCTCGTTGTCGAGGAGCAGGTCGATTTCTTCGGGGAGAAGGTGTCGGTTCACATGGCCTCCAAGCGGGTCTACGACCGGGGTTTGGCAGAGGTTTCAGGCACGGGTGTCTTCCAGTGCTTCGCGGAGCTGGTGACGTGCCCTGTGGATGTAGGTCTTGACCGTCCCCAGGGGGAGGTCGAGTGTGGCCGCGATCTCCTCGTACGATCGCCCTTCCACGTGTCGGAGCATGATGCAGGCCCGGTATTCGGGTCGGAGGGCGGCGATGGCCCGTTCGATGGCCCCGCCGATCTCCTTGGCCTCCATCTCCTCCAGTGCGGTTTCCTGTTGCGCCGCGATCTCGATCTGGGTCGCCTCGATCTCGGCCGCGGTCGACGCATGGGGGGACCCGTCCATGCTCACCGTATCGATCTGGCGGCGGCGCAGGTGGTCGATGGCGACATTGTTCGCGATCTTGAACAGCCACGAGGACAGCTTGAACTCCGGCCGGTATCGATCGATGTGGTTCAGGACCTTGATGAACGAGTCCTGCGCCAGGTCTTCCGCGGTCTCGCGATCACGGACCATGCGGTAGATCAGCGAGAAGACCGGCCGTTCGTATCGGCGGACCAACTCGCGATACGCCGCCTCTCTCCCCTCCTGTGCGAGCGAGACGAGGTCAGCGTCCGGGAGGTTCCTGAGATCGAGGGCGGGGGAGGGTGCCATGCCGAGGCGTGGCGCCGGCGCTGGGAACCGTCTCCCATGCCTGCGAGGTTGGGAAGGTAAGGAACCGGTTCCCGAGGGTCTAGCGTACGCTTGCTCCGGGAAGCCGACCGATCCAGTTTTCGCCACCGATGACACTGACCGACCACGATGCGGTCGAGGTGCGTGCAGCCGCCGCTGGTGGAGCGGTCAAGCGCGACTATGTCCGCCGCATCTTTTCGGAGATCGCTCCCTCCTACGATCTCCTGAATCACCTGCTGAGCTTCAACATCGATCGGCGCTGGCGCGCCCGAGCGCTGGAGGCGCTGGGCTGGTCGCGGGAGCCGACGGGGACGTACCTCGACGTCTGCGCCGGCACCCTGGATGTGTCGGCTCAGCTGCACGCCACTCCGGGATTTCGCGGCCGCGTGGTCGCGGCCGACTTCGCGGAGCCCATGCTGAGGGCCGGGAGGCGCAAAGCGGCGGGGGTGCCGATCAACCCGGTGGTTGCCGATGCTCTCGCCCTCCCTCTGGACGACGGCTCGGTGGATGGTGCGATTGTCGCATTCGGCATCCGCAATGTCGCCAGCCTTGATGCCTGCCTGCAGGAGGTCGCCCGCGTGCTGCGCCCCGGGGCCCGGTTCGTCATCCTGGAATTCTCGACGCCCTCATCACGACTGGTCCGCGGCTTCTATCACCTGTATTTCCACCACGTCCTGCCCCTGGTCGGTCGGTTGGTGAGCGGTCACCGGACCGCGTACACCTACCTGCCGGAATCGGTGAAGCATTTCCCCGTTGGGGATGACCTCGGCCGCCGCATGCGAGAGGCGGGGTTTTCCCGGGTCTCCTGGCAGCCCCTCACCTTCGGGATTGCCGCCATTCATGTGGGCGAGCAATCGTCCGCCCTTTGACCTCCTGAGCCGTCGCCCTCGTGGCCTTTCCTGACCTTCCGTCCTTTATTGCGGCCCTCGATGCCGCCGGCGAACTCGTGCGCATCACCGAGCCGGTGCGGGCCCGGCTCGAGATCTGCGAGATCACCGATCGCGTCAGCAAGATGCCCGGGGGCGGCAAGGCGTTGTTGTTCGAACACCCGATCCTCGACGACGGCACCCGTTCCGCGTATCCCGTGGCGATCAACCTGTTCGGGTCGACCCGTCGCATGTCGATGGCGTTAGGCGTCGATGACCTCGATAGCATTGGCCATCGCATCACGCAGTTGATGGACCTCAAGGTCCCCGAAGGGCTCATGGGCAAGCTGAGCATGCTGCCTCGGTTGCTGGAGGTGGCGAAGTTCCCGCCGAGGAAGAAAGGCGGTTCGCCCCCGTGCCAGGAGGTCGTCTGGACTGGTTCCCAGATTGACCTGCGCAAGATCCCGGTCCTCACCTGCTGGCCGGAGGACGGTGGTCCGTTCATCACGCTGCCGATGGTGATCTCCAAGGACCCGAAGCGCGGGATTCGCAACGTGGGGATGTATCGTGTGCAGGCGCTCGGGAAGGATTCCGTCGCTATGCATTGGCAGCGCCACAAGGTTGGGGCAGCGCATTGGCGGGAGATGGCGGAGCGTGGGGAGAAGATGCCGGTCTGCATCGCCATCGGCGCAGACCCCGCGTCCGTCTACTCCGCGTCGGCCCCGCTGCCGCCGATGGTCGACGAATTCATCTTCGCCGGTTTCCTGCGCAAGGAGCCGGTCGCGCTGACCAAGGCGATCACCTGCGATCTCGAGGTCCCGTGGGATGCGGAGATCGTGATCGAGGGGGAAATCGACCCCGCCGAGGCGCTTGTTGTGGAAGGCCCATTTGGTGACCACACCGGCTTCTACAGCGAGGCGGACCTGTACCCGCGCGTGCACGTGAAGGCCGTCACGATGAAGAGCAATCCTGTCTACGCCACGACAATCGTGGGGCGCCCGCCCATGGAGGATTTCTACCTCGGCGGCGCGACGGAGCGGATCTTCCTGCCCCTGCTGCGCCTGACGACGCCGGAGATCGTCGACTACCACATGCCGGCCGAGGGGATCTTTCACAACCTCGTGTTTGTCTCGATCGACAAGCAGTACCCCGGCCATGCCTACAAGGCGATGAACGCGCTGTGGGGCGCGGGGCTCATGTCGCTCGCGAAGGTGATTGTGGTGCTCGACAAGGAAGTGAACGTGCGCAACCCGCAGGAAGCCTGGTGGGTGGCGCTGAACAACATCGACCCCGAGCGCGACGTCCGTTTCACCATGGGACCGGTCGACGTGCTCGACCACGGCAGTCGAGCGTTTACCTACGGATCCAAGATGGGCATCGACGCCACGCGCAAGTGGCCCGAGGAAGGGTTCACCCGCAACTGGCCCAAGGTGATTGAGATGGACGCGGGCACCCGGGAGCGGGTGGACGCGATCTGGGCACGGCTGGGGATTTCGCGGTGACCGCGCCGGCACCCCGCCGC
This window contains:
- a CDS encoding amino acid permease, translating into MGLWSKKNLEHLMRESEGTGDTVNLKRTLGAMNLTLLGIGAIIGAGIFVLTGTAAAQYAGPAIVLSFVLAGFGCLFAGLCYAEFASMIPIAGSAYTYGYATLGELVAWIIGWDLILEYLFAASTVAVGWSANVVAFLKDFAGIELPAALTSAPLVADKATGAITATGAIINLPAVLLIGVLTTMLVIGIQESARLNNLIVFIKVAIVFLVIGFGFMYVTPSNWVPFIPENTGTFGEYGWSGIVRASGVIFFAYIGFDAVSTAAQEAKNPQRDLPIGILASLAVCTVLYILMALVMTGVAHYSELNVANPVYVAIAKAGPALAWLKALVGIGTIAGLASVVLVMLLGQPRIFLAMSRDGLLPPIFGRVHPKFQTPYLATIITGVIAGLIAGAFPIDILGELVSIGTLLAFVIVSAGVLVLRYRSPNLHRPFRTPFVPVVPVLAILICGYMMSGLPGDTWLRLLIWLILGLGIYFFYGRHHSKVAREEREAR
- a CDS encoding bifunctional oligoribonuclease/PAP phosphatase NrnA produces the protein MPVQNLLSVPTDRATAATRVLGALAGARRVGVTTHINADGDACGSVAALCRLLRQQGFLPRVINPTPWPGIFEYLLDAEIDDASRLGPRGLRDLDALVVLDVSDMSRLGQLADTARKMTIPRIVIDHHVPTDEPAGELLMDDPKACATGELIYDYATTHGLEVTPQIAEALYTAILTDTGGFRYANTSPRCHAIAAALLSNGVDPETMYRRIYGSVSPGRIFLLRDALHSIGHDAEHGISWISVTADALERYDVSPEDLDGIVEHPRSIVGTRLALFFRDLGYGKVKVSFRSTGDVDVNRFARDFGGGGHAKASGALIPGSLDQVRDRVVGAAREYIGAVASS
- a CDS encoding Mrp/NBP35 family ATP-binding protein; amino-acid sequence: MSTLQQRIATALASVSHPRAPTSLLEDQVVRDVGVTLDGKVRLTVVIGASDDPTLVRDVRRAVEAVEGVTDVRIDVRDPAEFQRAAPPPAPAARPAARALPVMDDRPAATPRGSVPPPVAYPHLGHVIAVSSGKGGVGKSTLSVNLAVALAQRGWRVGIMDADVYGPNLPLMLGVNAAPPVVNEKIQPLEAHGVKVMSLGFLIEREQPAIWRGPIVMKIVTQFLRDVNWGELDAFLVDMPPGTGDAQLSLVQATNVRGALIVTTPQQVATGDALRGAMMFNRVNVPVLGIIENMSWFECPHCGKPTALFGSGGGKALAEELQLDLLGQVPLYPRIVEGGDTGRPIVVADPESPAARAIADIAARVQDLLGPARSR
- a CDS encoding SAM-dependent chlorinase/fluorinase, with protein sequence MAPLITLLTDFGTADGYVAEIKGVLYSLAPGATIVDLSHEIPAHDTELARLTVARYWRRFPARTVHLIIVDPGVGTSRAALAVQSDGRFLVGPDNGVLSPALLLGDAAVVTLPISPSASRTFQGRDVFAPAAAALANGATLASLGEPHDAPVVRRTREAIKRDDGAILGEVIAIDRFGNAITNLIGVRSGVVAAAGRPVPVRATYADVASGSPVALVGSSGLLEVAVRDGSAAGALGLQRGAVVVWYRG
- a CDS encoding sigma-70 family RNA polymerase sigma factor — protein: MAPSPALDLRNLPDADLVSLAQEGREAAYRELVRRYERPVFSLIYRMVRDRETAEDLAQDSFIKVLNHIDRYRPEFKLSSWLFKIANNVAIDHLRRRQIDTVSMDGSPHASTAAEIEATQIEIAAQQETALEEMEAKEIGGAIERAIAALRPEYRACIMLRHVEGRSYEEIAATLDLPLGTVKTYIHRARHQLREALEDTRA
- a CDS encoding class I SAM-dependent methyltransferase → MTLTDHDAVEVRAAAAGGAVKRDYVRRIFSEIAPSYDLLNHLLSFNIDRRWRARALEALGWSREPTGTYLDVCAGTLDVSAQLHATPGFRGRVVAADFAEPMLRAGRRKAAGVPINPVVADALALPLDDGSVDGAIVAFGIRNVASLDACLQEVARVLRPGARFVILEFSTPSSRLVRGFYHLYFHHVLPLVGRLVSGHRTAYTYLPESVKHFPVGDDLGRRMREAGFSRVSWQPLTFGIAAIHVGEQSSAL
- a CDS encoding menaquinone biosynthesis decarboxylase; the encoded protein is MAFPDLPSFIAALDAAGELVRITEPVRARLEICEITDRVSKMPGGGKALLFEHPILDDGTRSAYPVAINLFGSTRRMSMALGVDDLDSIGHRITQLMDLKVPEGLMGKLSMLPRLLEVAKFPPRKKGGSPPCQEVVWTGSQIDLRKIPVLTCWPEDGGPFITLPMVISKDPKRGIRNVGMYRVQALGKDSVAMHWQRHKVGAAHWREMAERGEKMPVCIAIGADPASVYSASAPLPPMVDEFIFAGFLRKEPVALTKAITCDLEVPWDAEIVIEGEIDPAEALVVEGPFGDHTGFYSEADLYPRVHVKAVTMKSNPVYATTIVGRPPMEDFYLGGATERIFLPLLRLTTPEIVDYHMPAEGIFHNLVFVSIDKQYPGHAYKAMNALWGAGLMSLAKVIVVLDKEVNVRNPQEAWWVALNNIDPERDVRFTMGPVDVLDHGSRAFTYGSKMGIDATRKWPEEGFTRNWPKVIEMDAGTRERVDAIWARLGISR